A section of the Pectinophora gossypiella chromosome 11, ilPecGoss1.1, whole genome shotgun sequence genome encodes:
- the LOC126370739 gene encoding uncharacterized protein LOC126370739 isoform X1 — MNYLNIFLLACSLTVATAQRLGETNDVTDSQRRSTGGYGLLRPGYQGGYGGGYNNPGYNTGYNTGYNTGYNTGYNPGLGGYPGYGGGIGGYPGQGGYQGGYGGGFGGYPGGYGGYPGGFGGYPGGFGGPGYPGGYRPGYRPGYNNYPGFNYQGGNAGYPGGNIGYPGGNVGYPGYNRPGFNQFRPGYPGNQGNYFGGYNDGYNDNFRLLGRKAGEETKKADTDA, encoded by the exons CGTTGACCGTGGCGACGGCACAACGACTCGGCGAGACAAATGACGTCACAGATAGTCAAAGAAGAAGTACCGGGGGCTACGGCTTGCTAAGACCCGGGTATCAGGGAGGCTACGGCGGCGGGTACAACAACCCCGGCTATAATACCGGTTACAACACAGGTTATAACACCGGTTACAACACTGGTTACAACCCCGGTTTAGGTGGATATCCGGGTTATGGAGGAGGCATAGGAGGTTACCCAGGCCAGGGTGGATATCAAGGTGGCTATGGAG GCGGTTTCGGTGGTTACCCAGGCGGCTATGGGGGTTACCCCGGAGGTTTCGGGGGATATCCCGGAGGCTTCGGCGGTCCAGGTTACCCTGGAG GCTACCGTCCCGGATATAGGCCCGGTTACAACAACTACCCAGGTTTTAACTACCAGGGTGGTAACGCTGGGTACCCGGGTGGTAATATAGGATACCCGGGTGGTAACGTAGGATACCCAGGTTACAACAGACCCGGGTTCAACCAGTTCAGACCAGGTTACCCTGGTAACCAAGGTAATTACTTCGGAGGCTACAATGATGGTTACAATGACAACTTCAGGCTTCTTGGAAGAAAGGCCGGTGAAGAAACGAAGAAAGCCGATACTGATGCTTAG
- the LOC126370739 gene encoding uncharacterized protein LOC126370739 isoform X2: protein MNYLNIFLLACSLTVATAQRLGETNDVTDSQRRSTGGYGLLRPGYQGGYGGGYNNPGYNTGYNTGYNTGYNTGYNPGLGGYPGYGGGIGGYPGQGGYQGGYGGYRPGYRPGYNNYPGFNYQGGNAGYPGGNIGYPGGNVGYPGYNRPGFNQFRPGYPGNQGNYFGGYNDGYNDNFRLLGRKAGEETKKADTDA from the exons CGTTGACCGTGGCGACGGCACAACGACTCGGCGAGACAAATGACGTCACAGATAGTCAAAGAAGAAGTACCGGGGGCTACGGCTTGCTAAGACCCGGGTATCAGGGAGGCTACGGCGGCGGGTACAACAACCCCGGCTATAATACCGGTTACAACACAGGTTATAACACCGGTTACAACACTGGTTACAACCCCGGTTTAGGTGGATATCCGGGTTATGGAGGAGGCATAGGAGGTTACCCAGGCCAGGGTGGATATCAAGGTGGCTATGGAG GCTACCGTCCCGGATATAGGCCCGGTTACAACAACTACCCAGGTTTTAACTACCAGGGTGGTAACGCTGGGTACCCGGGTGGTAATATAGGATACCCGGGTGGTAACGTAGGATACCCAGGTTACAACAGACCCGGGTTCAACCAGTTCAGACCAGGTTACCCTGGTAACCAAGGTAATTACTTCGGAGGCTACAATGATGGTTACAATGACAACTTCAGGCTTCTTGGAAGAAAGGCCGGTGAAGAAACGAAGAAAGCCGATACTGATGCTTAG